TTTCATAGGTATGCAAAGCTCAATCCCCAATTACTTCGTTACTAAATTGCTCGTagctaatattatatatataatgtatgtataGATGGCAACTGAGCGAGTTGAGGTTAATTGGATGGGTCAAAATGTACTGAATTTTAACCAAATTtcaattgttttatttgtttttttataatttttttaagctatcttataaattttttttatgaatatatatagataaaataaaataaaaattctttattattttaaaaggaatGTGCAACTGTagagataaaagagaaaagTGGCATCTAATAAAATACCAGATAAGCATGAACCGACCAGCTACTATATGTATAATTGATAAAAAGTATgacaattttgaatttattgcTATCATGGGTTGCTAATTggactaattattttaaaatcaaatgtctttttttttataaccgtgGTGTTCAAGTCAGTTTTCGCGCACTTTAACTAATTTTACGAGATATTTGCCACTTTTCATTAGCAATAGATACGGTAATTTTGTCCACCAAGGCTAATATAGATAAAAAGAATCACCCAATATTTTTTGTCTTGATAATATTTTGATAAGATAAGTGttagtgaaaaacttacaaaataacaaaaaatacaagattacaattcaaaataaaaatgaagaaataaatctcttcaggctgaggcgcggatatctcgctttCTTTAAgcagattcaagcccactgcagcaaatgtttttcGCCGGCCCAACAGTAGTCCTctttgacttgtcccctccggGATACAACAGccttcacaaagtataactcaacaactctggacaagagttgagtctaaagctccacaaaaaagaacacctcccttcaactaataagaactctctttatttgactaactctttcactctatatttttcttgtgtgtTGTATCccacaaaccaaatgaagaccatcACTATTTATACTTGAAGAAATCTTTCTaagcaatgaataggaagataatggtgtagtaaatagtgaagataatggtGTTAGAAGTTACATAGGTTATATAGTAGAGGAATTATGAGTGGCAACCAAGTAGACACTAATGCCATCAACGGCATTTTGCATCTGTTGCAAACCTGAAGTGCATATGGCAATAACTCCTAATGGAGTAATGCAGTTGTAATGCAGCAATTAGCCACTCCAACGGCAACAAAGTAATTGCCATAACTCCCAAACATATTACAGCAAATGAAAGTCAACCAATGCATATTCTAATGCAATAATGAATAGAGGAAGTAACTACTCTGAGGCAACGGTCACTGTGGCAATGCTATGCAACATTTTTTGTAATATTAAAATGCCCCAACACTAACAATAAGATTTAGGCGGGATCAAACTTTGATGGCTTGAgactaagttgctcggactcttcaaaaatgatGCTGCACCCGTGTCGGATCCTTCAAACATACACTATATTTGAAGCATCCGACACGCATCCACCGACATTTTGAAAGAGTCCGAACAACACAGGCCTGAGATACTAAATGAGCGAGTCAATTATCAATCCATAAGGTTGGGCGAGTTATGATTTCATGAGCAAATTTTATCACCTtttgattttgtgttttttcaTACAGCCCTGGAATCTGGTCTTCCTCTCCTAAATCCTTATAAAGATCAAAGTGCAAATTTTAGACATGGTGCAAATTTTGCAGTAGCAGGGGCTACTGCTTTATCAGCCCAAGTCATGACAGAGAAGAAGTTTGTTCTGTCCTTCACAAATAGTTCATTAGATGTTCAACTTGATTGGATGTCTTCTCATTTCGAGACTACCTGCTCCACCGGTAATACTTCCAATTAAGGAGTGATAACATTTGCGTACATTTTGctctgaatatgttgttgttgtacttcCGATTAAGGAAATAGTGTGATCCACTGATTgacaattttctagtttttgCTTGCTAGATTGCCTAGTACAGTTAAAGAAGTCTCTTTTCCTAGTTGGACATATAGGAGGAAATGATATCATTTATGGCTTATCGCAAGGTAAAACAATGGAAGAGTTGCAAAGATTGGTTCCAGATGTTGTTCAGACCATCATTCATGGTGTTAAAGTGAGTTTTAATCTCTCTGTTTTCATGATTGTTATTTGTCACTTTCATTTGCCTGAAGTTTGTTTCATAACGATCGATTCTCACTACTTTTTAGAGAGTCATTGGTTTTGGTGCTACTCGAATTGTAGTTCCAGGGACTTTCCCAAAAGGTTGTGGTCCAGCTTCCCTAACGCAATTCATGACCAACGACTCATCTTCTTACGATGAGTACCATTGCTTGAAAGACTTGAATAATTTGGCGATTTTCTATAATGATCATTTGCAACAAGCCATTGATGAGATGAAGAAAGAGTATACAAACATTACACTCATTTATGGCGACTACTACAACGCGTATATGTGGTTTCTACAAAATGCGGTCACTCTTGGTATGTGCTCAAAGCATCgttttattttcctatttttgagGTTAGAGTAAATGGTAACGCGAAGAAAGCTATATGTATTCACAAACTTTCTTTATGTATTTTCAGGATTTGACAAAAACTCTCTACAAAAAGCATGTTGTGGAATAGGAGGAGACTATAATTACGACAAAAGTAGAAAATGTGGAAGTCAAGGAGTCCCAGTGTGTGATGACCCTAGTACTCACTTCAATTGGGATGGACTCCATTTGACACAAGCAGCATACAGTTGGTTAACAAGATGGTTAATTGATGACATGTTGCCCAAATTGAACTGTCATGTTTAAGTTCTTGGCGAAATGGATGAATCAGAAGGCGGATATTACTTAAATAACGAGACAAAAATAAGGCATCCCATGAAATTTTACTTGATTCTAGGGTTCTATACTCTCGATTCACGTTGTAATTGCATATTTGTATAATGTCAATCtaaaaaaatgtcattaatCTTATTTTGAGAAGTGAAAGATCATCCTTAAGTTTCAACTTAATTATAACTATGTTAATGAGTTGATTTCATAATTGTACAATAAGGTAGTtttatttgtaacaaatatagtcaaattttcatttacataaaaaatagtcCAAATTAGCAATATAGTTTCAACAAAATGACCATATGTATGTGTAACATattgatatgtatatattatatggAGTGAACAAACTCTAAATAACAAGTAACTGGGAGTTTTGATTGCCAATAAGAAGCCAAGAAATTACAAACAAGAGACTACTGCAAAATGATAAGAAGGGAGATGAAGACAGGGATACAGAGAGATATTGGAGAGGAGAGAGAGTGCTGCccatattcttttttttccccGTACTCCGCCTAGGCCTgtctattataataataatattcctCTAAGAACCTATCAACTATTGACACTTGTTTTTCCTCTAGGTTGCCAAACATATTCTTCAAAAAGCTTATTGGGTTGTCTCACCCTTTTGCTTATGCGTGACTTTTGAGCCCAAAATCTTCAACGAGATCACTTGGCCCAACTATTTCACTGTCCAGTATTGGGTTCACAACATTACTACTTCCTGAAAAGagaaccttgtcctcaaggtttGGTGTAGCAGAATCATTGAGTTTCAAAGGAGTAATTTGTTGATCAGGCTGTCCCTTACAACGCTTGAGCAGGGAGATGTGAAAAACAGGATGAATTCTAGCCTCCTCTGGTAGTTGAAGCTTATACGCAACTGCCCCCACTCGCTTGATAATTTTATAAGGCCCAAAGTATTTTCTACTTAGTTTGTGTTGCTGGGAACCTCTGACAGATTGTTGCTTATATGGTTGCAACTTGACAAACACCCAATCCCCCTCATTGAATTGATCATCAGTTCGCCGTTTATCTGTAGAATCTTTCATACGATTTTGTGCCTTGGCTAGATTAAACTTCAAGAGACTCAAAACCTCATCACGACGCATCATATACTTGTCAATCAAATCGTCAGAAGTACTACCCAACACATACCTGGTTATGTTAGGAGGCTCCCTCCCGTATAACGCTTGGAAGGGTGTCATACCAGCCGATGTTTGGTAGGCTgtattgtaccaaaactctgcCCAAGGTAGCATAGGTACCAATTCATGGGGACTGTCAGCAACAAAGCATCTCAAGTATTGCTCGACACATTTGTTCAAAGCTTCAGACTGCCCGTTCGTTTGCGGATGATATGCTGTGCTCATGGCCAAAATAGTTCCCTGCAAGCGATTGATCTCTTGCCAAAAAGTATGCAAGAAACGGGGATCACGATCTGTTACAATTGTTCGAGGAGGACCATGTAATTTGATGATATGAATGACAAAAGCCTGTGTCACAGTATGGGCGGAGAAAGTAGATGGAAGAGGAATAAAGTGACCGTATTTGGACAACCTATCCACCACTGTCATGATTGTCGCCTTCCCTTTTGAGCTAGGTAAGCAAGTAACGAAATCCATAGCTATTTCCTCAAAAACCATATCTGGGATCGGCAACGGTTGTAAGAGGCCTGCGAGTAATCGATTACTATCCTTGGAGCGCTGGCAAGTCTGGCATGACGCAATATAAACCTTAACATCGTTGCGCATCGCTGGCCAATAGAAATTGGAAGACAATCTATGAAAAGTGTGAGCAACCCCAGCATGCCCCCCTATCTTCGAATTGTGGAACTTTTGAAGTAGAAATTGCTTCAAGGGCGAGTCCCGTGGTAGTACCAAATGACccttaaaaaaaagaagtcttTGGCGAAAAATATAGTCCGCATAGGCCATGTGATTGTCTGCCAGCCCTTGCtgaatctcaagcaattctggATGGGTCTTATTTGTTTCTATCAGCTCTGAAATCCATTCAAATGTGCGCTCGGAGATAGCAAAAAATACGCCTCCATCTGGAGGTCTGGACAAAGCATCTGCAGCCTTGTTCTGCTTCCCTGGCCTATAAACAATGGAAAAATCATACCCAACCAACTTGCCTAACCATTTTTGTTGTTCCGGAGTTTGAATCACTTGGTTTGTGAGGTTCTTGAGGGATTGCTGGTCAGTAAAGATAGTGAATCTGCGCCCTAACAAATATTGCCTCCATTTTGCCACTGCTTGTGTAATGGCATACATCTCTCTGTGATATGTTGAGGCCTTTTGCATCCTAGGGCATAACTTTTGGCTATAAAAAGCAATTGGATGTCTTCTTTGTGAGAGGATTGCTCCAATGCCCACACCTGAGGCATCCGTCTCCAGGTGAAAATCCTCGTCGAAATTAGGCAACGCCAAGACAGGCGTGGAACTAAGACGACATTTTAGCTCCTCAAAAGCCTGTTGTGCCTGGTTTGTCCATTGAAAACCATCCTTTTTCAACAAGTCAGAAAGGGGACTAGCAATAGTAGCAAATTGTCTGATGAAACGTCGATAGTAGCCCGTGAGgcctaagaaactacgaacctcctTAATTGACTTTGGAATGGCCCATTGTTGGATGACATCAATCTTAGAAGGATCCACCGCAAGTCCGGTTGATGTAATGATGTGGCCAAGATAATCAACCTTACTCTGCCCAAAATGGCATTTGTTGCGCTTAGCAACCAACTGGTGATGTTTGAGCAATTTTAGCACCAACTCTAAATGCTCCAAATGCAAGGTCCCTGTAGAGCTATAAATCAGAATATCATCAAAGAACACGAGGACAAACTTACGAAGGTATGGCCTAAAGATGTcattcatggtagcttggaAAGTGGACGGAGCATTCGACAATCCAAATGGCATGACTAAGAACTCGTAGTGGCCATTATGAGTTCGAAAGGCAGTTTTGGGAATGTCGATTGGACGAACTCGAATCTGATGATAGCCTGCTAATAAGTCcagtttagaaaaaaattgagcacCATGCAACTCATCAAAGAGTTCATCAATAGAAGGAATTGGAAATCTGTACCGCACAGTGATGGCGTTCAAGGCCCTGTAATCAACACAAAAACGCcaagaaccatctttctttttaacCAATAAAATGGGAGACGAGAACGGGCTCGTGCTAGACTGAATAACTCCATCTTGTAACATTTCAGAAACCAACTGTTCCATGATTTGTTTCTGAAAGTGTGGATAGCGATATGGTTTGACATTAACAGGGCCGGCTTGTGGTTGGAGATGTATTGCATGATCAGAGTCTCGAGCGGGTGGAAGCCCTTGAGGTTTGTTGAAAACCCCAGAATACGATTCCAACAAGGCTTCTAAGTCTGGGGATATAGCATCAGTAATTTCGGCATCATCATGCACCATGAATAAACAAAAACATGCCGCCACAGCATCAGTAGTGTGGTAACGACATAACATTTGTAACTGAGCTGGTTGCAATTCATCAGGTGGATCACCCACCCACTTAACTTGCTTGCCATCCAAATAAAATTCCATCTGACGGTTGGAATGGTCAGTAAGCACTGGACCTAAGGTGGCCAGCCATGAACCCCCGAAAACAACATTCGCTCCATGAAAGGCCAAAACATACAAATCCATCAAGAGGTCTGTCCCTTGAATTGAAATTGGTACATCCCGAACCACACCCTCACACGGGAGACGTTGACCATTTCCCACGACAACTGAGAAATTGGTTGTAGGAGAAactacaaaattcaaaaattttgcCATCCGAGGTTGAATAAAATTATGGGTACTTCCGCCGTCCACCAATACGACAATAGGTGACCCGCGAACATGCCCCTTGAAACGCAGAATAGTTGGGGAGTGACCACCCTACAAAGCATGATAAGATATTGTAGAGTGAGCCTGCACTGCCGAGGCCTGTAATTCCTCTGCTAGCATTTCATCAGAGGTGAGTTGCTCTGTTGCAAAGAAAAGGGCGTCTGGATCATCTTCAAGAAGGAGTATTCGGGGAAGAGTTTTGCACCTATGATTTGTCGTATATTTCTCATCGCAATAATAACACAACCCCTTTTCTCAACGTTGTTGCATCTCCGTCG
This genomic stretch from Solanum stenotomum isolate F172 chromosome 10, ASM1918654v1, whole genome shotgun sequence harbors:
- the LOC125841798 gene encoding acetylajmalan esterase-like isoform X1, which translates into the protein MAFSTRVLLILLVIFTVFQLKIDAKKLQIHRKRRLMNCRFDKIYQLGDSVSDTGNCIRESYCGSHSSCAKSPYGINFFHKPTGRCSNGLLMIDFIALESGLPLLNPYKDQSANFRHGANFAVAGATALSAQVMTEKKFVLSFTNSSLDVQLDWMSSHFETTCSTDCLVQLKKSLFLVGHIGGNDIIYGLSQGKTMEELQRLVPDVVQTIIHGVKRVIGFGATRIVVPGTFPKGCGPASLTQFMTNDSSSYDEYHCLKDLNNLAIFYNDHLQQAIDEMKKEYTNITLIYGDYYNAYMWFLQNAVTLGFDKNSLQKACCGIGGDYNYDKSRKCGSQGVPVCDDPSTHFNWDGLHLTQAAYSWLTRWLIDDMLPKLNCHV
- the LOC125841798 gene encoding acetylajmalan esterase-like isoform X2, which encodes MAFSTRVLLILLVIFTVFQLKIDAKKLQIHRKRRLMNCRFDKIYQLGDSVSDTGNCIRESYCGSHSSCAKSPYGINFFHKPTGRCSNGLLMIDFIDCLVQLKKSLFLVGHIGGNDIIYGLSQGKTMEELQRLVPDVVQTIIHGVKRVIGFGATRIVVPGTFPKGCGPASLTQFMTNDSSSYDEYHCLKDLNNLAIFYNDHLQQAIDEMKKEYTNITLIYGDYYNAYMWFLQNAVTLGFDKNSLQKACCGIGGDYNYDKSRKCGSQGVPVCDDPSTHFNWDGLHLTQAAYSWLTRWLIDDMLPKLNCHV